A portion of the Francisella uliginis genome contains these proteins:
- the rplS gene encoding 50S ribosomal protein L19, with protein sequence MKNKFVELVEKSQIRTDIPEFNPGDSVTVNLWIREGDKQRIQAFKGFVLRKRNRGLHSAFTVRKMSSGMGVERTFQTHSPLIDSIKVEKKADVRRAKLYYMRGRTGKAARIKEKV encoded by the coding sequence ATGAAAAATAAATTTGTTGAACTAGTAGAGAAGTCACAAATCAGAACTGATATTCCAGAATTCAATCCAGGTGATTCTGTAACAGTTAACCTATGGATTAGAGAAGGTGATAAGCAAAGAATCCAGGCTTTCAAAGGTTTTGTTCTTAGAAAAAGAAACAGAGGTCTTCACTCTGCTTTCACTGTAAGAAAAATGTCTTCAGGCATGGGTGTTGAGAGAACTTTCCAAACTCATTCTCCATTGATCGATAGCATCAAAGTAGAGAAGAAAGCAGATGTACGTAGAGCTAAGCTATACTACATGAGAGGCCGTACTGGTAAAGCTGCTAGAATTAAAGAAAAAGTATAA
- the xerD gene encoding site-specific tyrosine recombinase XerD, with protein MSTVVDAFLDNLWLEHGLSQNTISSYRTDLKFLQSYFSKANLVSLDFEQLYAFISYRSKNGYSSRSNARMISTLRKFYAWLVRSGQTENNPTAKLTMPKLAKSLPKDMTEADVEALLQAPDLTQDIGIRDRAMLELMYATGLRVSELIGLDVENVDINFGVIQVLGKGSKERIVPMGEYALEFLQKYFTESRPNLAKNFKEKAIFISQHSKRMTRQSFWHRIKSYALIAGISTQISPHTLRHAFATHLLNHGADLRSVQLLLGHSSVSTTTIYTHISQNRLQEIYQRHHPRG; from the coding sequence GTGTCTACAGTCGTTGATGCTTTTCTTGATAATCTTTGGCTTGAACATGGTTTGAGTCAAAATACTATCTCGTCATATCGTACAGATCTTAAATTTCTACAAAGTTATTTCTCAAAAGCTAACTTAGTTAGTTTGGACTTTGAGCAATTATATGCTTTTATTTCATATCGTTCTAAAAATGGTTATAGTAGTCGTTCTAATGCTAGAATGATATCTACTTTGCGTAAATTTTATGCTTGGCTAGTTAGATCTGGTCAAACTGAGAATAATCCTACTGCTAAATTAACTATGCCAAAATTAGCTAAGAGCCTGCCTAAGGATATGACAGAGGCAGATGTTGAAGCATTGTTACAAGCACCTGATTTAACACAAGATATTGGAATCCGAGATAGGGCGATGCTTGAGCTAATGTATGCAACGGGCTTGCGTGTTAGTGAGCTAATTGGATTAGATGTTGAAAATGTTGATATTAACTTTGGAGTGATTCAAGTATTAGGTAAAGGCTCAAAAGAAAGAATTGTTCCTATGGGGGAATATGCTTTAGAGTTTTTACAAAAATATTTTACAGAGTCTCGACCTAATTTGGCTAAAAATTTCAAAGAAAAAGCTATCTTTATTAGTCAGCATTCTAAAAGGATGACGCGTCAATCATTTTGGCATCGTATAAAAAGTTATGCTCTTATCGCAGGGATAAGTACACAAATATCACCACATACTTTAAGGCATGCTTTTGCTACTCATTTACTTAATCATGGTGCAGATTTAAGGTCTGTACAGTTACTTCTTGGTCATAGTAGTGTATCTACAACTACAATTTATACGCACATATCACAAAATCGTTTACAGGAAATATACCAAAGGCATCATCCAAGAGGATAA
- the rimM gene encoding ribosome maturation factor RimM (Essential for efficient processing of 16S rRNA), producing the protein MSQDFVEIAKIGSTYKLDGELNLYPLANSIETLLSYGDWYIQLPANNVWQPLKGEGVLRRADKLYIKLANIDDAEIAKKYVNALIGVPKEALPKLGNGEAYFKDLIGCSVVNTNNDSFGEIIDIIETGANEVLVCKKESSEYLIPYVKQYIISEDLDSKKIIVDWEYDY; encoded by the coding sequence ATGTCACAGGATTTTGTAGAAATAGCTAAAATAGGTTCTACCTATAAGCTTGATGGTGAGCTTAACTTGTATCCTTTGGCAAATTCAATAGAAACTCTTTTAAGTTATGGTGATTGGTATATCCAGTTGCCTGCTAATAATGTTTGGCAACCACTTAAAGGCGAAGGTGTCTTAAGACGAGCTGATAAACTTTATATCAAACTAGCTAATATTGATGATGCTGAAATAGCAAAAAAATATGTAAATGCTTTGATTGGTGTTCCTAAAGAGGCTCTACCTAAGTTAGGTAATGGAGAAGCGTACTTTAAAGATCTTATCGGTTGTAGCGTTGTAAATACTAATAATGATTCTTTTGGTGAGATTATAGATATTATAGAAACTGGTGCTAATGAAGTGTTAGTTTGTAAAAAAGAATCTTCTGAGTATCTAATTCCTTATGTTAAGCAATATATTATTAGTGAAGATCTTGATTCAAAGAAAATAATTGTTGATTGGGAATACGATTATTAG
- a CDS encoding SDR family oxidoreductase produces MNLLKDKHILIVGASSGMGKAIAELCLTKEMKISLCSRREANITGDNVFYQSVDIQELSSVESFITNSIETFGEFDYIVNCAGVMYYQCIENRNYEEWMKTINTNVIGFTNLLYSILPSLIKNKGMLINITSDAARQAFPGLAIYSGSKAFMEYTLRAVRQELVDKDVRVINIQPGNVATPLQNMSSENNAVKKYASNDTKCFITPQQIAETIVFAMNQPKNVALNEILIEPQKEPISG; encoded by the coding sequence ATGAATCTACTCAAAGATAAGCACATATTAATAGTTGGAGCATCTAGTGGAATGGGTAAAGCTATAGCTGAGCTATGCCTTACTAAAGAAATGAAAATCTCTTTATGCTCTCGTCGCGAGGCAAATATCACAGGCGATAATGTTTTTTATCAATCTGTAGATATTCAAGAACTAAGTTCTGTGGAGAGTTTTATCACTAATTCTATAGAAACCTTTGGCGAATTTGATTATATAGTCAACTGTGCTGGGGTGATGTACTATCAATGTATAGAAAATAGAAACTATGAAGAGTGGATGAAAACTATAAATACCAATGTAATTGGTTTTACAAATCTACTTTACTCAATTCTACCATCGTTAATCAAAAATAAAGGAATGCTTATCAATATAACATCTGATGCTGCTAGACAAGCTTTTCCAGGCCTAGCGATATATTCTGGATCAAAAGCATTTATGGAATATACTCTAAGGGCAGTACGTCAAGAGCTAGTAGATAAAGATGTTAGAGTTATAAATATCCAACCGGGTAATGTTGCAACACCTCTACAAAATATGTCATCCGAGAACAATGCTGTTAAGAAATATGCAAGTAATGATACTAAGTGTTTCATAACACCTCAACAAATAGCTGAAACGATAGTGTTTGCTATGAATCAACCAAAAAATGTTGCTTTAAATGAAATTCTTATAGAGCCTCAAAAAGAACCTATTAGTGGTTAA
- a CDS encoding 2OG-Fe(II) oxygenase family protein has protein sequence MNIRSVDYYADNAPEEFTKSLKETGFAVLKTHPIDWSLIQTVYQEWQKFLKSGDAEKYMFDVEKQDGYFPKDVSEVAKGETVKDIKHFYHLYFPNGRYPTEVSNAAREMFEKMMELGETLLQWIDDHMDSAVASKLPQRLRDTVSYENTLLRILHYPAMQGDEEPGAVRAAAHEDINLITLLPIASSPGLQVLSPVSNQWFDVPCDSESLVINIGDMLQEMTHGEYIATKHRVVKPEGEIENLDRISTPCFIHPKSEVYLSDKYPQAGMFLDERLRELGLK, from the coding sequence ATGAATATTCGTAGTGTTGACTATTATGCAGATAATGCGCCCGAAGAGTTTACAAAATCTTTGAAAGAAACTGGTTTTGCAGTTCTTAAAACTCACCCGATTGATTGGAGTCTTATCCAAACAGTTTATCAAGAATGGCAAAAGTTCCTAAAATCAGGTGATGCTGAAAAATATATGTTTGATGTTGAGAAGCAAGATGGTTATTTTCCTAAAGATGTTTCTGAAGTTGCAAAAGGTGAGACTGTAAAAGATATTAAGCATTTTTATCATTTGTATTTTCCTAATGGCAGATACCCTACAGAAGTAAGTAACGCTGCTCGTGAAATGTTTGAAAAAATGATGGAACTAGGTGAAACACTTTTACAATGGATAGATGATCACATGGATTCAGCTGTGGCAAGTAAGTTACCGCAAAGATTAAGAGACACTGTTTCTTATGAGAATACACTGCTTAGAATTTTACATTATCCAGCTATGCAAGGTGATGAAGAGCCAGGAGCTGTTAGAGCTGCTGCGCATGAAGATATCAACCTAATTACTCTATTACCGATAGCTTCTTCACCAGGATTACAAGTTTTATCACCTGTAAGTAATCAATGGTTTGATGTGCCATGTGATAGTGAGTCATTAGTTATAAATATTGGTGATATGTTGCAAGAAATGACACATGGTGAATATATAGCAACTAAGCATAGGGTTGTAAAACCTGAGGGCGAAATCGAAAATTTAGATAGAATATCAACGCCATGTTTTATACATCCAAAATCTGAGGTTTATTTATCAGATAAATATCCACAAGCTGGAATGTTTTTAGATGAGAGATTAAGAGAGTTAGGTTTAAAATAA
- the trmD gene encoding tRNA (guanosine(37)-N1)-methyltransferase TrmD has product MKFGIISIFPEMFKAINDFGITARAVNDAKVSIDCFNPRNYTTDKHATVDDTSFGGGAGMVMKYEPLSKAIKDAKSTLGCNTKVVYLSPQGGVFNHKKALKLLENDSLILLCGRYEGVDERLIQDYVDEEISVGDFVLSGGELPAMLVMDSLIRLLPEVLGNKDSAIEDSFYDGLLDYPHYTKPAVLSDGNAVPSVLLSGNHKEIAKWRRKQKLIRTYERRKDLIECLCLSEEDKQIINDYKIDKVSTKGE; this is encoded by the coding sequence ATGAAATTTGGCATAATATCAATATTTCCAGAAATGTTTAAAGCAATAAATGATTTTGGGATTACAGCTAGAGCAGTTAATGATGCGAAGGTATCTATAGATTGCTTTAACCCTCGTAATTATACGACAGACAAGCATGCTACTGTAGATGATACTAGTTTTGGTGGTGGAGCTGGTATGGTTATGAAATATGAACCTTTATCAAAAGCTATCAAAGATGCAAAAAGTACTTTAGGTTGTAATACAAAAGTAGTATACTTGTCACCTCAAGGTGGTGTATTTAATCATAAGAAGGCTCTTAAGCTTTTAGAAAATGATTCACTAATACTGCTTTGTGGTAGATATGAAGGGGTTGATGAGCGCCTGATACAAGATTATGTCGATGAGGAAATCTCTGTAGGTGATTTTGTTTTAAGTGGTGGTGAGCTCCCTGCTATGCTTGTTATGGATAGTCTGATTAGGCTATTACCAGAAGTGTTGGGTAATAAAGATTCTGCGATTGAGGATTCTTTCTATGATGGTCTGTTAGACTACCCACATTATACAAAGCCAGCTGTTTTATCTGATGGTAATGCAGTTCCAAGTGTTTTGTTGTCTGGTAATCATAAGGAAATAGCAAAATGGAGGCGTAAACAGAAGTTAATAAGAACTTATGAGCGTCGTAAAGATTTAATAGAGTGCCTATGCCTATCTGAAGAAGATAAGCAAATTATAAATGATTATAAAATAGATAAGGTAAGCACAAAAGGAGAATAA
- a CDS encoding DMT family transporter, with amino-acid sequence MDFKKRAFLFGALSGIFWGLDYTLAGQVHTLLTMTFLVSMWLTSIHDLGVAGTIGIISKSSVKKVKDLKLWQIISICCIPLSGGLAMTMYMLSTKDIATGTAIIISSCYPAVGMIGARIFLKESLTKLKIIGFIVVAIGIALTATNELGDKANGLTGLFLATLAAIFWGLEGVIYKLILNANVEVNTLLFLRKISTIVVFLPFTFLIIDTVSIYILLLILAIGIIGYIADLSYMQAFKHSNVTLAMSLNITYIIWGPLFAFVLFDQNIHLVILIICAILIFLGNFLIFKSKSVY; translated from the coding sequence TTGGATTTTAAGAAAAGAGCATTTCTTTTTGGCGCTTTATCAGGCATTTTCTGGGGACTTGATTATACTCTAGCGGGACAAGTTCATACTTTATTAACAATGACTTTCTTAGTTTCTATGTGGCTGACTTCAATTCATGATCTAGGAGTTGCTGGAACTATAGGAATTATTTCCAAATCATCCGTAAAAAAAGTAAAAGACCTAAAACTATGGCAAATAATCAGTATCTGCTGTATACCTCTCTCAGGTGGTTTAGCAATGACTATGTATATGCTTTCGACCAAAGATATTGCCACAGGAACAGCTATTATAATATCATCATGTTATCCTGCAGTAGGGATGATTGGTGCTAGAATATTCCTTAAAGAGTCGCTAACAAAGCTTAAAATAATAGGGTTTATAGTCGTAGCTATTGGTATAGCCTTAACAGCTACTAATGAATTAGGGGACAAAGCAAATGGTTTAACTGGCCTATTTCTTGCAACCTTAGCCGCAATATTCTGGGGATTAGAAGGTGTGATCTATAAACTAATTCTTAATGCAAACGTTGAGGTTAACACTTTGCTTTTCTTACGTAAAATCTCAACTATTGTTGTTTTTTTACCGTTTACATTTTTAATTATAGATACTGTTAGCATCTATATCTTACTTCTAATATTAGCTATTGGGATTATTGGATATATTGCTGATCTATCATATATGCAAGCTTTTAAACATTCTAATGTAACTCTGGCAATGTCATTAAATATTACTTATATTATTTGGGGACCACTATTTGCATTTGTGCTATTTGACCAAAATATTCACTTAGTCATTTTAATAATTTGTGCTATTTTAATTTTTTTGGGCAACTTTTTAATTTTCAAATCGAAATCAGTATACTAA
- a CDS encoding HAD family acid phosphatase → MTKQNIISFYESDAHSNQVREILEQAKKVIGSQKSLQSYAVVLDIDETSLNHYKSLKEVGFPQEENHSIWDELIAKIDVEPIKPTLDFYRYCIEKGIKIFFISARFATYLDATKQALQNAGYIGFEEVFVFPEDISTYSSENFKNFKAERRAYIESLGYRVLVSIGDQSSDLKGGYTLNTFQLPNYLYGENSVF, encoded by the coding sequence ATGACAAAGCAAAATATTATTTCTTTCTATGAGAGTGATGCTCATAGCAATCAAGTCAGAGAAATTCTTGAACAAGCAAAAAAAGTAATTGGTTCACAAAAATCTTTACAAAGTTATGCCGTAGTTTTAGATATTGACGAGACGTCATTAAATCACTATAAGTCACTTAAAGAAGTTGGTTTTCCTCAAGAGGAAAATCATAGTATTTGGGATGAGTTAATTGCAAAGATAGATGTTGAACCAATAAAACCAACTCTAGATTTTTATCGATATTGTATTGAGAAGGGTATTAAAATATTTTTTATTAGCGCTAGATTTGCAACTTATTTAGATGCTACAAAACAAGCATTACAAAATGCTGGATATATTGGTTTTGAAGAAGTTTTTGTTTTTCCGGAAGATATCTCAACATACTCTTCTGAGAATTTTAAAAATTTTAAGGCTGAAAGAAGAGCATATATAGAATCTTTAGGCTATAGGGTGCTTGTTTCAATAGGAGATCAATCTTCTGACTTAAAGGGTGGCTATACTTTAAATACTTTCCAGTTACCAAACTATCTATATGGTGAAAATTCTGTGTTTTAG